In the Gossypium arboreum isolate Shixiya-1 chromosome 10, ASM2569848v2, whole genome shotgun sequence genome, one interval contains:
- the LOC108488632 gene encoding uncharacterized protein LOC108488632 — protein MASSTSRIAFRIVIALLLLLALFYVGRPLYWKISATIHDIRHNKQTVQQGISQIMLEAQKSVGWFTDESDSGVHEKASKQTASRRLLFRVL, from the exons ATGGCTTCCTCAACATCAAGGATCGCCTTCCGCATAGTAATAGCGCTGCTTCTCCTCTTGGCCCTCTTCTACGTCGGCCGTCCTCTTTATTGGAAAATCTCCGCCACCATCCACGACATCCGCCACAACAAGCAAACTGTTCAACAAG GTATCTCACAGATTATGCTAGAGGCCCAGAAATCTGTGGGGTGGTTTACTGATGAATCCGATTCTGGAGTCCATGAAAAAGCCAGCAAGCAGACGGCTTCAAGGAGATTACTTTTTAGGGTTTTATGA